A window of Enterobacter ludwigii genomic DNA:
CAGAAACCAGAGCCTTACCGCTTGGCGACACCCCAATTGCGTTAAACAGTGTTTAACGACTTTTTTAAATTGGCTGGGGTACGAGGATTCGAACCTCGGAATGCCGGAATCAGAATCCGGTGCCTTACCGCTTGGCGATACCCCAACAATTTGTCTTGATTACCGAAAAATCGACAATCTAAATATGGTGGCTACGACGGGATTCGAACCTGTGACCCCATCATTATGAGTGATGTGCTCTAACCAACTGAGCTACGTAGCCAGTACTGCAATCTTCGATGGCTGGGGTACCTGGATTCGAACCAGGGAATGCCGGTATCAAAAACCGGTGCCTTACCGCTTGGCGATACCCCAATACCGCGGAGAACCGCAAAATCGAAGAAATATGGCTGGGGTACCTGGATTCGAACCAGGGAATGCCGGTATCAAAAACCGGTGCCTTACCGCTTGGCGATACCCCATCCGTGCAACGCTTACCTGGGAATGGTGCGGGAGGCGAGACTTGAACTCGCACACCTTGCGGCGCCAGAACCTAAATCTGGTGCGTCTACCAATTTCGCCACTCCCGCAAAAAAAGATGGTGGCTACGACGGGATTCGAACCTGTGACCCCATCATTATGAGTGATGTGCTCTAACCAACTGAGCTACGTAGCCATCTTTTTTTCGCGTTACCTTATCGGCGTTGCGGGGCGCATTATGCGTATAGACCCTTGCAGCGTCAACACCTTTTTCAACGAAAATGGCCGGAATGTGACTGTTTGGTTAGGTTGCGAACAGCGTGACCGAATATTCGGCAATTATTGGTTATTAATCAGATTTAGGTGGTGAAATGTGAGGCAAAAAAATCAGGCCCCTGAGGGGCCTGATTGCGATCTGAGCGTTTATTTGTAGGCTGACTGGTGAACGCCTACCGCGCGTCCTGATGGATCGTTCATGGATTTGAAAGATTCATCCCATTCAATCGCTTTTGCTGAAGAGCAGGCGACGGACGGGCCACCCGGCACACATTCCGCAGCACTTGGAACCGGGAACAGTTCTTCAAAAATTTCACGGTACAGATAGGCTTCTTTGGAACCCGGCGTGTTGTACGGGAAGCGGAAGCTCGCTGTTTCCAGTTGTTGGTCGGAAACCTGTTTTGCCGCCACCTCTTTCAGGGTGTCGATCCAGCTGTAACCTACACCGTCAGAGAACTGCTCTTTCTGACGCCATGCCACGCTTGCCGGCAGGTAGGATTCAAAACATTCGCGCAGGATATGTTTTTCCATTTTGCCGTTGCCGCACATCTTGTCCTGCGGGTTGATACGCATCGCGACGTCGAGGAATTTCTTATCCAGGAACGGGACACGCGCTTCCACACCCCAGGCCGACATCGCTTTGTTGGCACGCGCACAGTCAAACATATGCAGCGCCTGAAGTTTGCGCACTGTCTCTTCATGCAACTCTTTGGCATTCGGCGCTTTGTGGAAATACAGGTAGCCACCGAATACTTCGTCAGAACCTTCGCCAGACAGTACCATCTTAATGCCCATCGCTTTGATCTTACGGGACATCAGATACATAGGCGTAGAGGCGCGGATGGTCGTCACATCATAAGTTTCGATGTGATAGATAACATCGCGGATCGCATCCAGACCTTCCTGCACGGTGAAATGAATTTCGTGGTGCACGGTACCAAGATGGTTTGCCACTTCCTGTGCGGCTTTCAGATCCGGCGCGCCTTCCAGGCCCACGGCAAAGGAGTGTAACTGTGGCCACCAGGCTTCAGAGCGTTCCTGATCTTCCACGCGACGGGCGGCAAATTTCTTGGTGATCGCGGAGATCACGGAGGAATCCAGACCGCCGGAGAGCAGCACGCCGTATGGCACGTCTGACATCAGGTGGCTTTTAACGGAGTCTTCCAGCGCCTGACGCAGCTCGGCTTTGTCCGTGACGTTGTCTTTTACCGCATCATAGTCGAACCAATCGCGCTGATAATACTGACGGATCTCGCCGTCTTTGCTCCACAGGTAGCTGCCTGCAGGGAACTCTTTAATGGTGCGGCAAACCGGTACCAGGGCTTTCATTTCAGAGGCAACATAGAAGTTGCCGTGTTCATCGTGACCCATATACAGCGGGATAATGCCGATGTGGTCACGGCCGATCAGGTAGGCGTCTTTTTCGCTGTCGTACAGTGCGAAGGCAAACATGCCCTGCAGGTCGTCCAGGAACGCCGGGCCTTTCTCCTGATACAGCGCGAGGATCACTTCACAGTCAGAACCGGTCTGGAATGCGTAGCGGTCGCCGTACTCGGCACGCAGTGCCTGATGGTTGTAGATTTCACCGTTGACAGCCAGCGCGTGCGTTTTTTTCTCGTTATACAGCGGCTGAGCACCAGCGTTGACGTCTACGATCGACAGACGTTCGTGAGCCAGAATAGCTTTATCGCTGGCGTAAACGCCGGACCAGTCCGGGCCGCGATGGCGCATCAGGCGGGACAATTCGAGTGCTTTTTTACGCAGTTCGCCCGCGTCAGTTTTAATATCCAGTACGCCAAAAATAGAACACATAACCTTCTCCGTTAACCCTGTTGCATTGTGATGTTGCTTGCTTATGAAAATGCCGCAAAGGGACAGGGTGCGCAAGCGTTTTACGGGCTAAAACGGAAATAGTGCAATGGTAATTGCTGAATAGTGAAAAACGAGTATGTCATGCATGCTTTTATTGATGATTATTCAATAAAACGTGGTTTTTGTTAGATGGGCTTTTATTTGGCTGGGCTGAAAATGAAAAACCACGCCCTGAGGCGTGGTTTGGTATCAGATAATGTCAATTTCATCAACGGAGGGGTAAATCCAGCTCGGCCGGAACGGCATCGAATCAATGTCATCAAGCTGAGAGACGCCAGAGAGCACCAGAATAGTTTCAAGACCCGCCTGGAAACCGGCCAGAATATCGGTGCGGAGGTTGTCGCCGACAATGACGGTTTCTTCAGAGTGAGCCTGCATTTTGTTCAGTGCGGCACGGATGATCCACGGGCTAGGTTTCCCGACCACAAACGGCTTACGACAAGAGATTTTCTCGATACCGGCGCAGAGCGCACCACATGCCGGATAAAAGCCACGGCCGTGCGTATCCGGGTTGGTGGCGATAAAACGCGCGCCGCTGGCGACAAAGTATGCCGCTTTATGCATCATCTCCCAGTTAAAGGAGCGCGTTTCACCCACGATCACAAAGTCCGGGTTCACATCGGTGATGGTAAAACCGGCTTTGTACAGCTCATGGATCAGCGCACCTTCACCCACCACATAGGCTTTTTTCCCTTCCTGACGTTTCAGAAAATCAGCCGTTGCCATCGCCGAGGTATAAAACACGCTGTCCGGCACGTCGACACCGGCTGTGGCAAAACGGTTCGCCAGATCCTGACCGGTCTGAGAAGGGTAGTTCGTGAGAAGAACCAGAGGCATTCCTTTGTCGATGATGCGGTGAAGAAACTCCGCAGCACCCGGCACAGCAACGTTGTCGTGCATCAGCACGCCGTCGATATCACAAATTACATTCTTAATGGTCATGGACAGTCCGACATCAAAAAAAGAAGGCGTTACTATAAGGTTCGATC
This region includes:
- the nagD gene encoding ribonucleotide monophosphatase NagD translates to MTIKNVICDIDGVLMHDNVAVPGAAEFLHRIIDKGMPLVLLTNYPSQTGQDLANRFATAGVDVPDSVFYTSAMATADFLKRQEGKKAYVVGEGALIHELYKAGFTITDVNPDFVIVGETRSFNWEMMHKAAYFVASGARFIATNPDTHGRGFYPACGALCAGIEKISCRKPFVVGKPSPWIIRAALNKMQAHSEETVIVGDNLRTDILAGFQAGLETILVLSGVSQLDDIDSMPFRPSWIYPSVDEIDII
- the asnB gene encoding asparagine synthase B — encoded protein: MCSIFGVLDIKTDAGELRKKALELSRLMRHRGPDWSGVYASDKAILAHERLSIVDVNAGAQPLYNEKKTHALAVNGEIYNHQALRAEYGDRYAFQTGSDCEVILALYQEKGPAFLDDLQGMFAFALYDSEKDAYLIGRDHIGIIPLYMGHDEHGNFYVASEMKALVPVCRTIKEFPAGSYLWSKDGEIRQYYQRDWFDYDAVKDNVTDKAELRQALEDSVKSHLMSDVPYGVLLSGGLDSSVISAITKKFAARRVEDQERSEAWWPQLHSFAVGLEGAPDLKAAQEVANHLGTVHHEIHFTVQEGLDAIRDVIYHIETYDVTTIRASTPMYLMSRKIKAMGIKMVLSGEGSDEVFGGYLYFHKAPNAKELHEETVRKLQALHMFDCARANKAMSAWGVEARVPFLDKKFLDVAMRINPQDKMCGNGKMEKHILRECFESYLPASVAWRQKEQFSDGVGYSWIDTLKEVAAKQVSDQQLETASFRFPYNTPGSKEAYLYREIFEELFPVPSAAECVPGGPSVACSSAKAIEWDESFKSMNDPSGRAVGVHQSAYK